CCAGCCAAGCAGAGCTACCTGGCCACAATAAAGAGCATCGACTATCTGCCCAACGTGCTCATGAAGCAGGAGGCCACGGCCAAAGGCAAGGACTTCCCGGTGTGCTTCGATTCACGGGGCTTCCTGGCCGAGGGGGCCACGGAGAACATCGCCCTGGTGGACCAGAGCGGGTGCATCACCGTGCCCAAGCTGGACAACGCCCTGTCCGGCACCACGCTCCTGAGGGTCCTGGAGCTGGCCAAGGGCGAGATCGAACACTGCTACAAGACGATTGACGAGGACGACATCTCTCAGGCCAAGGAAATGTTGATACTGGGCACCACCTCCCAGTGCCTCTCCATAGTGGAGTATAACGGCAGGCCGATTGGCGATGGAAAACCCGGTCCGGTGAGCAGGCGTTTGCTTGAGCTTCTGAAGAAGGATGTGGCCGAGAATGGAGTGCCGTTGTAAGGCGTGAAAGATATCGGAATTAAGAAGGGGCCTTCGTGGCCCCTTTGTTTATTGCGTCTTCTCCATGCTCTCCAAGAGCCACGTCCCATCCTTGACCGTCTCGTCCCGCACGAAGCGCCAGACTTCGCTGACCTTCCTGGACTCCTTGGTCTTGGGATCGTCGCTCACGGTGGCGTCGTAGGCCACCTCCACCTGGGTCTGCTTTTCAGTTTTCTTCACGTCCAGCACCCTGGCATCCACCAAGAGCACGGCCACCTCTTCCCTTTCCGGGCGCTCGGAATTCATCTGCTCGAATTGGCGCATCATGTCCGGCGAGGTGAACTGCCGTAAATCCGCCATGTCCCGCGCCGCAAAGGACTGCTTCACCCGGCCGTAGATCATCTTGGCCCCGCGCAAGAATTCGCGTTCGTTGAACGCTCCCGGAAGGTCTTTTTCCGCTTCGAGTTCAGGATGAAGCTCCTTGGCCTGCTCCCCGGTCAAATATTCCCAGGCTGCCTGGGCGGCCCGGCTGCGGCGCTCGCGCGGGTCCTGGGTGTCGCCATCGTCCTCGGGAGGCACGTCGTACGTGTTGCCGTTGTCGTTGTCGTCCTTCTTGCGGTTGGCGATGTTCGAGATCACCCGCCAGAGCACATATCCGGCAATGCCGATGAAGATGATGTCCAAGGCCCCAAGTGCCGCTTTGCTGGCCGTGCCCACGGCGTCCGCCGCCAGGGCCGCGCGTTCAGGCAATGCCCCCAAAAGGGCTGCGAGGGCCAGGATCAGGCGCATTAGGAAATAAGCCCCAGGTTTTTAAGAAGATGCAGGAGCATCTGTTTGTCGATGGGTTTGGGCACGTAGGAGGAGGCGCCGCCCTTGTAGTAGGCTTCCACCACGTTCTTGGGGTCGTCCAGGGCGGTGGTCATGATAACCTTCGCTTCCTGCATGGAGGTGATGTTGCGCTCCCGCTCGATGGCGCGGATGTTCTTGAGCGCCGTCTGGCCGTCCATCTCGGGCATCATGATGTCCATGAGGATGAGCTCGTAGGGGGCTCCTTCCTCCAGGGATTTGGTGAAGGCCTCTATGGCCTCCACTCCGTTGACCGCAATGTCCACTTCACCGTAAGGGGCTAATATTTTTTGCAGCAGTTTCCTGCTGGCGAAATCGTCTTCAACCACGAGAGCTTTCATCAATTGCCTCCAAGAGCGGGGATACGTGCCAAATAATGTACAAGAGAATGCCCGGGAGAGACAAGGGTTTGTTCTTGAAAAACCTCTTGCGATGGTGCAGTGAACCCGGGCGTTCCAATCTCCCGAGAGGCCGCAATGATCGAAAAGCATATCAGTTGGTTTGAAGAGTATGTCCAGGGTTTTCTCACCGGAAACCCCGAGGACGACGGTCATTTGCTGCTCAAGCGGGAGCACTCCCTGAAAGTACTGGCCGAAGCCCGGGCAATCACCTCGTCGCTTGGCCTCTCCGGGCAATTGACCTCCATCGCCCATCTTGCCGCGCTCTACCACGATGCCGGGCGTTTTCCCCAATACCGAACCTATAAGACGTTCAAGGATTCACTCTCGGCCAACCACGCCCACCTCGGGGCAAAGGCCTTGCGTTCGAACCCGTTTCTTAATGATCTTGGGCATGATATGCGCGTGCTGGTCCTTGGTTCTGTGGCCATGCACAATCGGCGAGACCTGCCAGGAGGCATATCCCCCGAGCTGGATACTGTAACCCGCATCGTGCGCGACAGCGACAAATTAGACATCACCCGGATCATGCTCGACTACCTGCGCCCGGGCGGAAAGCGCTCCGATGTGGTCACCCTGCACGTCATCGACGATCCGGAGCGCTACTCCGAGGCCATTGTCGACCAGATCCGCGCAGGGAACATGGGCGACTACGCCCTCATGCGCTATGAAAACGACTTCAAGCTGCTGCTCATAAGCTGGGTTTTCGACTTGAACTTCAAGGCCTCCCGCCGTGCTTTTCTGGAAAGGGGTCATGCCGACGAGCTGTTCGATCTGCTGCCGCGAACCGAGGAGTTGACGCAACTAAGAAACAGCATTTATGCAGTGCTTAATCGGTAAGTCTTTTTTCACCGCAACATATCTCCCCGGAGCCGCTTGTGCCGGATAACGCTTCGTACCCCGTCAAGCTGGATGTCGTGGCCGTTGTTTCCGGCCTCGAAGAGCATTCCCGTCGCGACCGCCAGTGCGTGAAACAGCTCAAGGCCTCCATGATCCAGCAGTTCTCTTCAGGGTCGGAAGCCATCGATTTCCTTGGCGAGCGGGCGGTCGATCTCATCGTCCTTGATTCGCAGCTTTCGGACATGGACGGGCTCAAATTCTTAAGACTCCTGCGCCTGAACATGAACCTGAAGGAAACCCCCGTGGTCTTCGTGACCAACGAGGGGCAGAAGGA
The DNA window shown above is from Desulfovibrio sp. and carries:
- a CDS encoding aminotransferase class IV, which gives rise to MLAAPRPGAGQVLAFYEHRIGAICKDPALMLMPWDDHLVHRGDGVFETVKWVDGRVYQLDEHLARMGRSGDAIGLKPPCPWKDVRKIMLELGRAAGTKFGLFRMLLGRGPGGFSIDPSECPEPSLYIAAYQYTPKPAVFYEKGVTAFRTSIPAKQSYLATIKSIDYLPNVLMKQEATAKGKDFPVCFDSRGFLAEGATENIALVDQSGCITVPKLDNALSGTTLLRVLELAKGEIEHCYKTIDEDDISQAKEMLILGTTSQCLSIVEYNGRPIGDGKPGPVSRRLLELLKKDVAENGVPL
- a CDS encoding Tim44 domain-containing protein, translated to MRLILALAALLGALPERAALAADAVGTASKAALGALDIIFIGIAGYVLWRVISNIANRKKDDNDNGNTYDVPPEDDGDTQDPRERRSRAAQAAWEYLTGEQAKELHPELEAEKDLPGAFNEREFLRGAKMIYGRVKQSFAARDMADLRQFTSPDMMRQFEQMNSERPEREEVAVLLVDARVLDVKKTEKQTQVEVAYDATVSDDPKTKESRKVSEVWRFVRDETVKDGTWLLESMEKTQ
- a CDS encoding response regulator, with amino-acid sequence MKALVVEDDFASRKLLQKILAPYGEVDIAVNGVEAIEAFTKSLEEGAPYELILMDIMMPEMDGQTALKNIRAIERERNITSMQEAKVIMTTALDDPKNVVEAYYKGGASSYVPKPIDKQMLLHLLKNLGLIS
- a CDS encoding HD domain-containing protein, giving the protein MIEKHISWFEEYVQGFLTGNPEDDGHLLLKREHSLKVLAEARAITSSLGLSGQLTSIAHLAALYHDAGRFPQYRTYKTFKDSLSANHAHLGAKALRSNPFLNDLGHDMRVLVLGSVAMHNRRDLPGGISPELDTVTRIVRDSDKLDITRIMLDYLRPGGKRSDVVTLHVIDDPERYSEAIVDQIRAGNMGDYALMRYENDFKLLLISWVFDLNFKASRRAFLERGHADELFDLLPRTEELTQLRNSIYAVLNR